One window of the Piliocolobus tephrosceles isolate RC106 chromosome 17, ASM277652v3, whole genome shotgun sequence genome contains the following:
- the GSE1 gene encoding genetic suppressor element 1 isoform X5 codes for MGPIIVPAGGHSVPSTPPVVTIAPTKTVNGVWRSETRQDAGSRSSSGGRERLIVEPPLPQEKAGGPAIPSHLLSTPYPFGLSPSSVVQDSRFPPLNLQRPVHHVVPPSTVTEDYLRSFRPYHTTDDLRMSSLPPLGLDPATAAAYYHPSYLAPHPFPHPAFRMDDSYCLSALRSPFYPIPTPGSLPPLHPSAMHLHLSGVRYPPELSHSSLAALHSERMSGLSAERLQMDEELRREREREREREADREREKEREREREKEREQEKEREREKERELERQREQRAREKELLAAKALEPAFLPVAELHGLRGHTAEERGKPSEQLTPTRAEKLKDAGLQAPKPVQHPLHPVPAPHHTVPSLISNHGIFSLPSSSAATALLIQRTNEEEKWLARQRRLRQEKEDRQSQVSEFRQQVLEQHLDMGRPPVPVEAEHRPESTTRPGPNRHEPGGRDPPQHFGGPPPLISPKPQLHAAPTALWNPVSLMDNTLETRRAESHSVHSHPAAFEPSRQAAVPLVKVERVFCPEKAEEGPRKREPAPLDKYQPPPPPPREGGSLEHQPFPPGPGPFLAELEKSTQTILGQQRASLPQAATFGELSGPLKPGSPYRPPAPRPPDPAYIYDEFLQQRRRLVSKLDLEERRRREAQEKGYYYDLDDSYDESDEEEVRAHLRCVAEQPPLKLDTSSEKLEFLQLFGLTTQQQKEELVAQKRRKRRRMLRERSPSPPTIQSKRQTPSPRLALSTRYSPDEMNNSPNFEEKKKFLTIFNLTHISAEKRKDKERLVEMLRAMKQKALSAAVADSLTNSPRDSPAVSLSEPATQQASLDVEKLVGVAASLSDVPKATEPGKLEQVRPQELSRVQELAPASGEKARLSEAPGGKKSLSMLHYIRGAASKDIPVPLSHSTNGKSKPWEPFVAEEFAHQFHESVLQSTQKALQKHKGSMAVLSAEQNHKVDTSVHYNIPELQSSSRAPAPQHNGQQEPPTVRKGPPTQEMDRDSEEEEEEEDEDGEDDEEAPRRKWQGIEAIFEAYQEHIEEQNLERQVLQTQCRRLEARHYSLSLTAEQLSHSVAELRSQKQKMVSERERLQAELDHLRKCLALPAMHWPRGYLKGYPR; via the exons CCTCCAGCGGCCTGTGCACCACGTGGTGCCCCCCAGCACCGTGACCGAGGACTACCTGAGAAGCTTCCGGCCCTACCACACCACTGACGACCTCCGCATGTCCTCGCTGCCTCCCCTCGGCCTGGACCCGGCCACTGCTGCAGCCTACTACCACCCCAGCTACCTGGCCCcacaccccttcccccacccgGCCTTCAG GATGGATGACTCCTACTGCCTGTCAGCCCTGAGGTCCCCGTTCTACCCCATCCCTACCCCCGGCTCCCTGCCTCCGCTGCACCCATCAGCGATGCACCTCCACCTCTCCGGGGTCCGCTACCCCCCCGAGCTCTCCCACTCATCCCTGGCAGCGCTGCACTCGGAGCGCATGTCCGGCCTCAGTGCGGAGAG GCTGCAGATGGATGAGGAGCTAAGGCGGGAGCGGGAGCGGGAGCGTGAGCGTGAGGCTGACCGCGAGCGGGAGAAGGAACGTGAGCGCGAACGCGAGAAGGAACGCGAGCAAGAGAAGGAGCGTGAGCGTGAGAAGGAGCGCGAGCTGGAGCGCCAGCGGGAGCAGCGGGCCCGGGAGAAGGAGCTGCTGGCCGCCAAGGCCCTGGAGCCCGCCTTCCTGCCTGTGGCCGAGCTGCATGGGCTGCGTGGCCATACCGCTGAGGAGCGGGGAAAGCCCTCGGAGCAGCTGACCCCAACCCGAGCAG AGAAGCTGAAGGATGCCGGCCTGCAGGCACCCAAGCCTGTGCAACACCCCTTGCATCCGGTGCCCGCCCCACACCACACGGTGCCCAGCCTCATCTCCAACCACGGCATCTTCTCTCTGCCGAGCAGCAGTGCTGCCACAGCCCTGCTGATCCAGCGCACCAACGAGGAGGAGAAGTGGCTGGCGCGACAGCGGCGGCTGCGGCAGGAGAAGGAGGACCGGCAGTCTCAGGTGTCGGAGTTCCGGCAGCAAGTGCTGGAACAGCACCTGGACATGGGCCGACCCCCGGTGCCGGTGGAGGCGGAGCACAGGCCAGAGAGCACCACCAG GCCAGGACCAAACCGTCACGAGCCAGGTGGCCGCGACCCTccgcagcactttggggggccaccACCTCTGATTTCACCCAAGCCCCAGCTCCATGCTGCACCCACGGCCCTCTGGAACCCCGTGTCCCTGATGGACAACACCTTGGAGACGCGGCGGGCCGAGAGCCACTCTGTGCACAGCCATCCGGCTGCATTTGAGCCCAGCCGCCAGGCAGCCGTGCCACTCGTGAAGGTGGAGCGGGTCTTCTGCCCGGAGAAAGCAGAGGAGGGGCCACGGAAGCGTGAGCCTGCCCCCCTGGACAAGTACCAACCACCTCCGCCGCCACCACGAGAGGGAGGGAGCCTGGAGCACCAGCCCTTCCCACCCGGGCCTGGGCCCTTCCTGGCTGAGCTCGAGAAGTCCACCCAGACCATCCTGGGCCAGCAGCGGGCCTCCCTCCCACAGGCGGCCACCTTCGGGGAGCTCAGCGGACCCCTGAAGCCTGGCTCGCCCTACCGGCCCCCAGCGCCACGGCCCCCCGACCCTGCCTACATCTATGATGAGTTCCTGCAGCAGCGCCGGAGGCTGGTCAGCAAGCTGGACCTGGAGGAGCGCAGGCGGCGGGAGGCCCAGGAGAAAG GGTACTACTATGACCTCGATGACTCTTATGATGAGAGCGACGAGGAGGAGGTCAGGGCCCACCTCCGCTGCGTGGCCGAGCAGCCGCCCCTCAAACTGGACACGTCCTCCGAG AAGCTAGAGTTTTTGCAACTTTTTGGCTTGACCACCCAACAGCAGAAGGAGGAGTTGGTGGCCCAGAAGCGGAGGAAGCGGCGGCGGATGTTGAGAGAGAGAAGCCCATCGCCCCCAACAATTCAGAGCAAGCGGCAGACGCCTTCACCGAGACTGGCGCTGTCCACCCGCTACAGCCCTGACGAGATGAACAACAGTCCCAACTTCGAAGAAAAGAAGAAGTTCCTGACCATCTTCAACCTGACCCACATCAGCGCCGAGAAGAGGAAAG ACAAAGAGAGACTTGTTGAAATGCTCCGTGCCATGAAGCAGAAGGCACTGTCAGCAGCAGTGGCCGACTCCTTGACAAACTCTCCGAGGGACAGTCCTGCCGTCTCCCTGAGTG aaCCAGCCACTCAGCAAGCCTCTCTGGATGTGGAGAAGCTGGTGGGTGTTGCTGCTTCCTTGTCTGACGTCCCAAAGGCCACGGAGCCTGGGAAGCTGGAACAGGTTCGGCCCCAGGAGCTGTCGAGAGTCCAGGAGCTAGCTCCTGCCAGTGGGGAGAAGGCCAGGCTGAGCGAGGCCCCTGGAGGCAAGAAGAGCCTGAGCATGCTTCACTACATCCGGGGCGCTGCATCCAAGGACATTCCTGTGCCGCTGTCCCACAGCACCAATGGGAAGAGCAAGCCGTGGGAGCCCTTTGTGGCAGAAGAGTTTGCACATCAGTTCCACGAGTCAGTGCTGCAGTCCACCCAGAAGGCCCTGCAGAAGCATAAAG GGAGCATGGCTGTGCTGTCCGCAGAGCAGAACCACAAGGTTGACACGTCCGTCCACTACAACATTCCCGAGCTGCAGTCCTCCAGCCGCGCCCCTGCACCCCAGCACAATGGGCAGCAGGAGCCCCCCACTGTGAGGAAGGGCCCCCCAACCCAGGAGATGGACCGGGACtcggaagaggaggaagaggaggaggatgaagatgGAGAAGATGATGAGGAAGCCCCAAGACGCAAGTGGCAAGGGATTGAGGCCATTTTTGAAGCTTACCAGGAACACATAGAAG AGCAAAATCTGGAACGGCAGGTGTTGCAGACACAATGCAGACGACTGGAGGCCCGGCACTACAGCCTCAGCCTGACGGCAGAGCAGCTCTCCCACAGCGTGGCG GAGTTGAGGAGCCAGAAACAGAAGATGGTCTCAGAACGGGAGCGGCTCCAGGCAGAACTGGACCACTTACGAAAGTGCCTTGCCTTGCCTGCAATGCACTGGCCTAGGGGCTACCTGAAGGGATACCCCAGGTGA